Proteins encoded within one genomic window of Hermetia illucens chromosome 2, iHerIll2.2.curated.20191125, whole genome shotgun sequence:
- the LOC119649610 gene encoding adipokinetic hormone, with amino-acid sequence MASPRLILLAVLFVACLLSCSAQLTFTPGWGKRSTNNMFGNSAGMNNRALGCKSSTESLLAIFHFIEAEAQKFLDCNQK; translated from the exons ATGGCATCTCCCCGACTGATCCTTTTAGCTGTTTTGTTCGTAGCTTGCCTATTGTCCTGCAGTGCTCAA CTAACTTTCACACCAGGATGGGGCAAGCGAAGTACTAATAATATGTTCGGAAACTCCGCTGGAATGAACAACAGAGCGCTCGGATGCAAAAGCTCAACTGAATCACTTCTAGCAATTTTCCACTTTATCGAG GCCGAAGCGCAAAAGTTCTTGGACTGCAACCAAAAGTGA